Proteins found in one Paenibacillus wynnii genomic segment:
- a CDS encoding C40 family peptidase → MKKHQWFKQAIIVGISTTIGLTTLMATGAGTSPVAAASVSATSKGQKIVNLGKNYLGVRYVFGASTSTTRYFDCSSFTKYIFGKYGKYLPRTSVAQSKVGVAVSRANLRPGDLVFFSSGSRATGRNVTHVAVYAGNGKILHTYGSPGVTISSLTSGNWNRTYLKARRVL, encoded by the coding sequence ATGAAAAAGCATCAGTGGTTCAAACAAGCAATTATTGTAGGAATAAGCACTACTATTGGACTTACCACACTTATGGCAACTGGAGCAGGAACATCACCCGTTGCAGCAGCATCCGTATCAGCTACTTCGAAAGGTCAAAAAATCGTAAACTTGGGTAAAAACTATTTAGGCGTAAGATATGTATTCGGAGCTTCGACTTCCACTACCAGATATTTTGACTGCTCATCATTCACGAAATATATTTTCGGTAAATACGGTAAATATCTGCCGCGTACTTCTGTGGCCCAATCCAAAGTAGGCGTAGCGGTATCGAGAGCCAATCTTCGTCCTGGCGATCTTGTATTCTTCTCCAGCGGAAGTAGAGCAACCGGTCGTAATGTAACTCACGTAGCTGTTTATGCCGGAAATGGAAAAATTCTGCACACTTACGGCTCACCGGGAGTAACAATTTCGAGTCTTACCTCAGGAAATTGGAACAGAACTTATTTGAAAGCCCGCCGTGTACTGTAA
- a CDS encoding response regulator transcription factor — MNERLVWFAPGLTKRDTEEHRNLNQVVVDIGLKITRCEEIEDLHEILSRIDPLLLLVELNMPKGWTGWNTITSLRKEGKIIPVMVISDDGSSDKAVWTFKSGGNEYMSRPLHVGEFKCRILNLLELSGRRRGLGNLLKIDGLILDPNHRHVSREGKELKMTPKEFELLYYLAVNQENICPRDEILKKVWGYHFDTNTNVVDVYIKHIRAKVDKGYRNKLIHTVRGTGYVLRAPDTTPHADPNSLS; from the coding sequence GTGAATGAGCGATTAGTTTGGTTTGCTCCCGGTTTAACGAAGAGGGATACAGAAGAACACAGAAATTTGAATCAGGTCGTGGTCGATATCGGACTTAAAATTACGAGATGCGAAGAAATTGAGGATCTTCACGAAATACTATCACGCATTGATCCGTTATTGCTATTGGTTGAACTGAATATGCCCAAAGGATGGACCGGATGGAATACAATTACCTCCTTGAGAAAAGAAGGCAAAATTATTCCTGTAATGGTAATATCCGATGACGGTTCCAGTGATAAAGCCGTTTGGACTTTCAAATCCGGGGGTAATGAATATATGTCAAGACCTCTGCATGTTGGCGAATTCAAGTGTAGAATACTCAACTTATTGGAGCTTTCAGGAAGGCGTCGCGGCCTAGGGAATTTGCTTAAAATTGATGGTCTGATTCTCGATCCCAACCACCGGCATGTAAGCCGGGAAGGGAAGGAACTGAAAATGACACCCAAGGAATTTGAACTTCTCTATTACCTTGCAGTGAATCAAGAGAATATTTGTCCCCGTGACGAAATATTAAAGAAGGTTTGGGGATACCATTTTGATACGAATACCAATGTTGTTGATGTATACATCAAGCATATACGTGCAAAAGTTGATAAAGGATATCGGAACAAGCTGATTCATACGGTACGGGGTACCGGTTATGTATTGAGGGCGCCGGATACGACGCCACATGCTGATCCCAATTCTCTATCATAG
- a CDS encoding ThiF family adenylyltransferase — protein sequence MIHNDKGKDNDRVIAVSSSEGREGRYSRQVRFTPFGEEGQSQLAKSNVLIVGAGALGTGIAETLTRCGVGRIVIVDRDYVEWSNLQRQQLYTEADAEQRIPKAAAAKDRLQQINSGVTVEAHVMDVRAEELESLLPGIDLIMDGTDNFDTRLIINDMALKHGIPWIYGACVGSYGITYTILPNETPCLNCLIGSVPLGGDTCDTAGILPQAVQLVTANATAEALKLLGGRKQHLRGKLLTFDVWRNEHQEIGVKAAKKDNCPSCGTHPIYPYLTAANTERSDVLCGRDTVQIRPAQRQKLNLEEIANRLSRLGSGKVDLNPYLVSFTEGPYRMVIFTDGRALIHGTSDIAAARSFYHRYFG from the coding sequence ATGATACATAACGATAAAGGTAAGGACAATGATCGAGTAATTGCTGTTAGCTCATCAGAAGGGCGTGAGGGCCGCTACTCGCGTCAGGTTCGATTTACGCCATTCGGTGAGGAAGGCCAGTCGCAGCTTGCAAAATCCAATGTATTGATCGTTGGTGCTGGTGCTTTGGGCACTGGCATCGCGGAGACATTGACACGCTGCGGGGTAGGCCGAATTGTCATTGTGGACCGTGACTATGTAGAATGGAGCAATCTGCAGCGTCAGCAGCTTTATACCGAGGCGGATGCTGAGCAGCGCATACCGAAGGCAGCTGCAGCCAAGGATAGGCTGCAGCAGATTAACTCCGGGGTGACTGTGGAAGCTCACGTTATGGATGTCCGGGCGGAAGAGTTAGAAAGCTTGCTTCCTGGTATTGATCTGATTATGGATGGTACTGATAATTTTGATACCCGGTTGATTATCAATGACATGGCTCTAAAGCACGGTATTCCCTGGATTTATGGAGCCTGTGTGGGCAGCTATGGAATTACGTATACCATTCTGCCAAATGAAACACCCTGTCTGAATTGTCTGATAGGATCTGTCCCTTTGGGCGGGGATACCTGCGACACAGCGGGTATCCTTCCGCAAGCCGTTCAGTTGGTAACAGCAAACGCTACTGCGGAGGCACTGAAGCTACTTGGCGGACGGAAACAACATCTGAGAGGCAAGCTCCTAACCTTTGACGTGTGGCGAAATGAACATCAGGAAATCGGAGTTAAAGCGGCTAAGAAAGATAATTGTCCTTCTTGCGGTACTCATCCTATATATCCCTATCTAACTGCGGCCAACACGGAGCGCAGTGATGTGCTGTGCGGCAGAGACACTGTGCAGATACGTCCGGCACAGAGACAAAAACTTAATTTGGAGGAGATTGCCAATCGCTTATCGAGGCTTGGAAGTGGGAAGGTGGATCTGAATCCATACCTGGTATCCTTTACTGAAGGTCCTTATCGTATGGTTATCTTCACAGATGGCCGAGCTTTAATTCACGGCACTAGCGATATTGCTGCTGCCCGGAGCTTTTATCATCGATATTTCGGTTGA
- a CDS encoding ABC-F family ATP-binding cassette domain-containing protein, which yields MSLLTVEDVSHNFGDRLLFKNVSFRLLAGEHVGFVGANGVGKSTLMNILTGKLLKDSGKVEWTPRVRYGYLDQHTKLVPGMTVRDVLKDAFLPLLELEKEMMEITDKMGDATPEELDILLEQMGEIQEQLDIGDFYLIDVKVEEMSNGLGLSAIGLDRDVASLSGGQRTKILLAKLLLEKPNVLLLDEPTNYLDVEHIDWLTNYLKQYPYAFMLISHDTEFMNNVVDIVYHLEFSKLTRYTANYEKFLDMADMNKNQHIDAYEKQQEFIKKQEDFIQRNKARYSTSSRAKSREKQLDRMERIDRPEEAAKPTFQFKESRASGKTVFEGIDFEIGYDRPLLPKLNMTIERGDKIAIVGCNGVGKSTLLKTILGVIPPYSGKTYKGDFLNSAYFQQEMKGAKITPIDDVWNEFSSLTQNEVRGHLARCGLKNDHITRPLSMLSGGEQAKVRLCKLMMRESNWILFDEPTNHLDVVAKAELKRALQEYKGTIILVSHEPVFYEDWVTKTWDVEQWSGQTV from the coding sequence ATGAGTTTACTTACTGTAGAAGACGTTTCCCACAATTTTGGGGATCGGTTGTTGTTTAAGAACGTATCTTTCCGGCTGCTTGCCGGTGAGCATGTTGGATTCGTAGGCGCAAACGGAGTCGGCAAATCGACTCTAATGAATATTTTGACCGGAAAATTGCTTAAGGATAGCGGTAAAGTGGAGTGGACGCCAAGAGTTCGTTACGGCTATTTGGATCAGCACACGAAGCTTGTTCCTGGCATGACTGTACGGGATGTCCTGAAGGATGCCTTTCTTCCACTGCTAGAGCTGGAGAAGGAAATGATGGAAATTACCGATAAAATGGGTGATGCAACACCTGAGGAACTTGATATCCTGCTGGAGCAAATGGGTGAAATCCAAGAACAGCTTGATATCGGCGATTTCTATCTGATTGATGTAAAAGTAGAGGAAATGAGCAACGGTCTAGGTTTGTCTGCGATCGGTCTGGATCGAGATGTGGCCAGTCTGAGCGGAGGTCAGCGGACCAAGATTCTGCTTGCGAAGCTGCTGCTTGAGAAACCTAATGTTCTGCTGCTGGATGAGCCTACCAACTACTTGGATGTAGAGCATATCGACTGGCTCACCAATTACTTGAAGCAGTATCCGTATGCGTTCATGCTGATTTCACATGATACGGAGTTCATGAACAATGTTGTCGATATTGTGTATCACTTGGAATTCTCGAAGCTTACCCGTTACACAGCGAACTACGAGAAATTCCTTGATATGGCTGATATGAATAAGAATCAGCATATTGATGCCTATGAGAAGCAGCAGGAATTCATTAAAAAGCAAGAAGACTTCATACAGCGTAATAAAGCACGTTACTCTACTTCAAGCCGCGCAAAAAGCCGGGAGAAGCAGCTTGACCGCATGGAGCGTATCGACCGTCCTGAGGAAGCTGCTAAACCGACTTTCCAATTCAAAGAGAGTCGTGCAAGCGGCAAGACGGTATTCGAAGGAATCGATTTTGAAATCGGTTATGATCGTCCGCTCCTGCCCAAGTTGAACATGACGATTGAACGTGGGGATAAGATCGCCATTGTAGGTTGCAACGGTGTAGGTAAATCGACATTATTGAAAACCATCCTCGGTGTTATACCTCCATACAGCGGTAAGACTTATAAGGGTGATTTCTTGAATAGTGCCTATTTCCAACAGGAAATGAAGGGTGCCAAAATCACTCCTATCGACGATGTCTGGAATGAGTTCTCCAGCCTTACACAAAATGAAGTACGGGGTCATCTGGCTCGTTGCGGCCTGAAGAATGACCATATCACTCGTCCGCTGAGCATGTTGAGCGGCGGAGAACAAGCCAAGGTACGCTTGTGTAAACTGATGATGCGTGAAAGTAACTGGATTCTGTTCGATGAGCCTACGAACCATCTCGATGTTGTTGCTAAGGCTGAGCTTAAACGTGCGCTTCAAGAATATAAAGGTACCATTATCCTCGTATCTCATGAACCGGTCTTTTATGAAGATTGGGTCACGAAAACTTGGGATGTAGAGCAATGGTCAGGTCAAACCGTATAG
- a CDS encoding serine/threonine protein kinase has translation MRYQSKLSAGKIWDGRYAITQIIGSGGMSHVHLAEDLRLPGKKWAIKECVTTGLTYGSLQAEAELLISLNHRRLPRIVDFYPPDNEGYSYLVMDYIEGITLGSYMSSKAGVMSGTMILGFARQLLEVLQYLHGHNPPIVYRDLKPSNIMITAQNELMLIDFGIARSYRNGGTEDTEKLGTVGFAAPEQYGGGQSGPLSDLYGLGALLLYMATGGRYSQWQSGMDRHLNGSVPTKLIPVIQRLLRHHPEDRYRDAQSVWSALAGIGDEDDNSVAELQPTSVRNKPCIVAVLGIAKGLGTTHTSLAISGYLSRLGATAWVDLSAEDSPVFHRIRSMVDVNEEYAPGREPGPIFEWNGVHYGKRPDRGGLDRYLEGDYRYVVMDLGVGSFEGALEEFARSDIPILIASGADWRLEELVLWLRRSGLQNHAKWKVGLPMASRTAVKLVQSVFKEGKVYGLPLQSNPFKVSGEFEALFEDWVHGIPENISNSKSKKFFQKKKYYID, from the coding sequence ATGCGTTATCAATCTAAACTTTCAGCCGGAAAAATATGGGATGGACGTTATGCCATTACACAGATTATCGGCTCCGGGGGTATGAGTCATGTTCATTTGGCTGAAGATTTACGCCTGCCGGGAAAGAAATGGGCGATTAAAGAATGTGTTACCACGGGACTGACCTACGGCAGTTTGCAGGCTGAGGCTGAGCTGTTAATTTCATTGAACCACCGCAGATTGCCGCGGATTGTTGATTTTTACCCTCCGGACAATGAAGGCTATTCTTACCTGGTGATGGATTACATCGAAGGTATAACTCTGGGAAGTTACATGAGTTCAAAAGCAGGAGTGATGTCGGGTACAATGATTTTAGGGTTTGCCAGGCAGCTGCTAGAAGTTTTGCAATATTTACACGGTCATAATCCGCCTATTGTATATCGTGATCTGAAGCCATCCAATATTATGATTACTGCACAAAACGAATTAATGCTGATTGACTTCGGCATTGCCCGCAGCTATAGAAACGGTGGAACAGAGGATACAGAGAAGCTGGGTACTGTTGGTTTTGCCGCCCCGGAGCAATACGGAGGAGGGCAGAGTGGACCGTTGTCTGATTTGTATGGACTGGGTGCTCTATTACTCTATATGGCAACAGGGGGTAGATATAGTCAATGGCAGAGTGGAATGGATCGTCATTTGAACGGCAGTGTTCCGACAAAACTAATCCCTGTGATTCAGCGTTTGCTTCGTCACCATCCAGAAGATCGCTATCGAGATGCCCAGTCGGTATGGAGTGCATTAGCAGGTATTGGTGATGAGGATGATAATTCAGTAGCCGAACTTCAGCCGACATCGGTCCGGAATAAACCTTGCATTGTGGCCGTATTGGGAATAGCGAAGGGGTTGGGAACCACGCACACCTCCCTTGCAATAAGCGGATATTTGTCGCGACTTGGAGCAACTGCATGGGTAGACTTAAGCGCGGAAGATTCACCTGTATTCCACCGAATACGGAGTATGGTAGATGTGAATGAGGAATATGCTCCGGGCCGGGAGCCCGGACCTATTTTTGAATGGAATGGAGTGCATTATGGAAAGAGACCTGATCGCGGTGGGCTTGATAGGTATCTAGAAGGGGATTACCGTTATGTAGTCATGGATTTGGGAGTCGGAAGTTTCGAGGGGGCATTGGAAGAGTTTGCTCGGAGTGATATTCCCATACTGATTGCTTCGGGAGCAGATTGGCGATTAGAGGAATTAGTACTCTGGTTGCGCCGCAGCGGATTGCAGAATCATGCGAAATGGAAAGTTGGGCTGCCAATGGCAAGTAGAACTGCTGTGAAATTAGTTCAAAGTGTTTTTAAAGAGGGTAAAGTATATGGATTGCCGTTGCAGTCCAATCCCTTTAAGGTTTCAGGGGAATTTGAGGCTCTATTTGAGGATTGGGTTCATGGAATTCCCGAGAACATCAGCAACTCAAAAAGTAAGAAATTTTTTCAAAAGAAAAAATATTATATAGATTAA